The genomic interval gccccacactgtcagcctggagaccaatgtggggctcaaactcacaaaccatgagatcatggcctgagccaaattcaagaatcagacagttaactgactgagccactcaggcaccctgtatCAGTGTTTTGAagactcccaacaaacaaaagtcaaggaccagatggcttcacagagcaattctaccaaacacatcactcattatcagggaaatacaacccaaaaccacaatgagaaaccacttcacacctatcagaaaggctaaaatgaacaactcagaaaacaacagatgttggtgaggacacagagaaaggggagccctcttacactattggtgggaatgcagactggtgaagccactgtgggacacattatggaggttcctcaaaaagttagaaatagaactaccttatgacccagaaattgcaccaCTACATATTTACCAAAAGAGTGAGAAAACGCCAGTTCAAagaatacatgcacccctatttttattgcagcatcatttacaatagtcaaattatgagagtggcccaagtgtccatcaactgattaatagatagagaaaatgtgatatatatacacaatggaatgttactcagcaataaaaagtatgaaatcttgccatttgcaatgacaaggATGAAGgtagagagcataatgctaagcaaaataagtcagttagagaaagacaaataccatatgagttcactcgtctgtgtaatttaagaaacaaacaagctcctgaggaaagagagaggcgAACCACTAAACAGACACTTAACTTTAGAGAGCAGACCGATGTCACCAGAAGAGATGcaggtgggggaatgggcaaaataggtggtgggtattaaggagtgcacgtgttatgatgagcaccaggtgttacaTGGAAGTATCGAATCACTttattttactcctgaaactaatattgcatgGTATGGTAACTctatggaattaaaattaagacttaatttaaaaatgtcgTTACCAGTCATGGAGCACACTAAATATTTGTATGTGGAATATGTACTTACACAATGCACACATCTGAAAGTTGCTCTCAAATCCTGCAGAAAAAAAGGAGCTATAAGGCATTGAAATAGGGCTGGCAAATGTAGATACTAAAGCTGGATTATGGTTACATGGAGTTATTAGAATTTTCTCACTACTTTCAtttatacttgaaattttctgcaaaaaaaaaaagtaaatgcatttatctttaaatgttaaaaaatattatatatcctGAGATTGGGCAGTTTCAGTCCTAAGGGTTTATTGTAGGAAATCTGGATGTAAACTAGGTTTGCACGGTGAAAGAACTGTATACAAGTAAAAAAATCCCACAATCGATGATTAAACAAATCACATTAACCACACTAAAACCCCAGAATAATGAATAAGTACATACTTGTTGAAATAGAAAGATGTTTAAGATGTAGTGCCCAGGGAAAAACCAGATTACAAAGTATTACAGCCCAAgttgttttatacacacacacacacacacacacacacacacacacacacacatattacaaGTAGCCAATATTTCTAGGTCTGCTTTCTGTTGCTgttctgtatgtctgttttctaTATCAAATATTCGtagcctattttaaaaaagaataacaaaagataTAAGTAAATTTTAAGTTAGCACTTGAAATCTGTGCTCATTTTTAGAGTAACTATAGAACATTTTCCAGAGGGAAAGACCAAAATAGAACAAAGTTCTCATTCCCCAACCAGTCCTAAAGGACACCCCAACGGAGACATGCAAAGTCCAAATAAAATCCTCACCACCATTCTCCCTCAACTGAGTGTTTCGGTGAGCTTGACATACAGAAGTCTCCACAACGCGTGATGGACTTCCTTGTTCCTCAGGGTGTAGATCACAGGGTTGAGAAGAGGGGTGACCACGGTATACAGCAGGGCAAAGACCTTGGAGAGGAGCTGGGAGCGGATGGCAGAGGGTGCGACATACAAGACCATGAGGGTTCCGTAGAAGGTGGACACCACCGCCAGGTGGGACGAGCAGGTGGAGAATGCCTTCTGCCTCAGGGCCCCAGCAGGGACTCTGAGCACAGCTACCACGATACGGGCATAGGATGTCAGAATCAGCCCGAAGGGGACAGTGAGGCAGAccacagagagaatgaatgttgTCATCTGGGCCACACTGGGATCTGAGCAGGCCAGGCCCACCAAGGGCATGAAGTCACAGTAAAAGTGGTCAATGTGGTTAGGGCCACAGAACCTCAGCTGGCCCATTAAAGCCACAACCAGTCCATCCACCATGAAGCCAGAGAGCCAAGCTGTGACCACCAGCCCCAAGCAGCCTCTGGGTCCCATCAGGACTGGGTAGCGGAGTGGGTAGCAGATTGCCAAGTAGCGATCATAGGCCATGACAGCCAGCATGAAGCACTCAGCCGTGGCTAGAGAACCGAAGATAAAGAACTGCAGCAAGCAACCAGCCACAGAGATGGCCGCCTCCTGCAAGAAGCCCTCCAGCATTTTGGGCATGACTGTGGAGGTGTAGAGGATCTCCAGGAAGGACAGGTTAgccaggaagaagtacatgggtgtgtggagcctgcgtgaGCTAATCACCGCCACAATGATCAGCACGTTTCCCGTGACGATAGACACATAGACAACCGTGAGCACAATAAAGAAAAGGAGACGCAGCTCAGCTACGTCATGGAAACCAAGGAGGACAAACTCAGTGATAGTTTGGTTTTCTAGAGTGACCGTTTCCATGGGGCTTGTCCACGCTCCTGCCTGGCAGAGATTAAGACAGAGATTTCAGTGCATCTCTGTCTCCAACACCAGCTCTGAGGTGAGGAAGGCTATAACGGGAAAAATGAGGGTGAGTCTCCACCGCAAAGTCCCTCGCACGTCCTGGACCTGTCCCCCTGTAGTGGCTTCCTCCTGCAACCCTGTTCCCCTGACCGTTCTTAACCATGTGTGCTCCTCACAGCTCAGAGAGTTTATCCAAACACAAGTGCCATCTTCAGGGCCCTGTACCCTATTAATTCAACCCCGTATTTCTGTGACACAGCCGGCCACACGGCCCTCCTCCTCAACAACAGACTAATACCCTCCAAATGCCTGTGAGACACTCCCTGCCCTCAGCTCAAAATAGCACGATCAGACACAAATTCCCATTTCCTTCCCAGCCACAACCAACTGGGCAGGTGAGTGGTGTGAAATTCTGCTTTGATCCCAAGCTTACCATACTGTCATTTCAGCTGACTGCCCTCTACCATCCCAGCCTCCTCAGGAAATCCCACTGGTTGTTCCTTGGGAAGTCTTTACacatccctcctccccacccaccagtTTCACAGCCTCTTCGTGGCTCTTAGCAGTTACCTCTGTGGGGCCTTCTTGTCCCcagtttcctctctcttttgtcAAAACATCTTCTTTAGATTCTGGTTTCATCAAGTCATTCAAGATTTTACAGGGGAAATGTGATAAGTGTGGGAACAGAAGAATCAAATGCAGCGGGAGTGGAGGGAGCGAGAGTTCTGTCAGGGACGATGGCTGGAGGCTGGGTCTCTAAGGACGGGGAGGAGCTGGCCAGGCAGCAGGTGATGAGGATTCTCAGTCGAAGAAGAAAACCACTCCACACACTCAGCAGCTCTCCACCTGGCGGAGAAAATGGCCACATCGGCAAATAATTGCAATACACTAAATGGGAGCCTATGAATCCAGCCGGTAAGAAACCCCCCCAGGAGGAGATAACCCTGGACTGATGCGACGGAGAACGGAAGGTATAGCGTGAGCATttcagataaaaggaaaatgaagagtcGAAACAGCACACAatgtgaggaggggaagaggggtcaGGGAGAATGTAGCCAAGGGCAATTAGAAGAAATTCACTTCTCAAGCAGCTTTAGGATTGAGGCACGGAGTGTGGAAGGTAGGGATGGAGAGCTGGGCCCGGACTGGAGCACGGGGGTCCTGTCCTGTCACAAGATGCCGGACTTAATCCTGACGGTAGCAAGGCACACGGGGTGACCTGGTCCACTGGCACCTGGCTGGTACTGAGGAGGCAGGCCCAAGGTTgctggagtgggggaaggacgATTCCAAATCACAGCGGCAGCCTGGGGAGCCCGTGCACTGCCCTGGGGGGACCACTGATTGTCCTGTTATCTGCATTCTCTCCTCCGTGGGAAGACCGCCAGTCCATCTATCACAGAGATTGGGATTCGTATCTACCCTCAACAAAGTTCCCAACAAAGATGAAGGCTCAG from Suricata suricatta isolate VVHF042 chromosome 7, meerkat_22Aug2017_6uvM2_HiC, whole genome shotgun sequence carries:
- the LOC115296437 gene encoding olfactory receptor 11A1, giving the protein METVTLENQTITEFVLLGFHDVAELRLLFFIVLTVVYVSIVTGNVLIIVAVISSRRLHTPMYFFLANLSFLEILYTSTVMPKMLEGFLQEAAISVAGCLLQFFIFGSLATAECFMLAVMAYDRYLAICYPLRYPVLMGPRGCLGLVVTAWLSGFMVDGLVVALMGQLRFCGPNHIDHFYCDFMPLVGLACSDPSVAQMTTFILSVVCLTVPFGLILTSYARIVVAVLRVPAGALRQKAFSTCSSHLAVVSTFYGTLMVLYVAPSAIRSQLLSKVFALLYTVVTPLLNPVIYTLRNKEVHHALWRLLYVKLTETLS